In a single window of the Solea solea chromosome 14, fSolSol10.1, whole genome shotgun sequence genome:
- the LOC131472883 gene encoding mucin-2 codes for MEMKTGHTSVRRGVSWSPGEITKPLQATQDMDTPGTECNALWEKTGFNKEKMSRKTNLTRSASLSEKELKEARVRSQIIATQLTVPSNSSSRGVQLFNRRKQRVNAFTLESCGEGSQEDRVENVKTEPSSNKPTWAERSREEKDRDLNIKNSSTKSLFPTPIKVPTVGDIMEEPHTDFHREEDLEESVIQERHFLPVKEEQDEDKESGDKIHEEKVKDEIPPGNYNSDPVMMGHVEGGVGITGPAPSGVLLSGCHSTSGSDRVFVSTSKQTGTITNRSARPFFSPPTVQSSEETNPVMDTPPPPSYNTPPLPAFTAPQPVAFSSPPPPPSYPMPPLPAFTNQPLQAYYSSPPTMSPVTSPSSHPPSQFPVSPVSPHPPNPHYCPPTAPKPSTFIPQPSGERKSIITIKTGILEEGTARRATKKSMFTFKQKPVVAPNPELLTLVQGVDERKKHGHRSVPEPTPEEELLALGAEASNFLAKEEDKAEGAKAPEWASCLRSSRTEPRAEHRLEQNLTNVSGKGAELFAKRQSRMEKYVVDNQSANQTRSLSPTMSLPPSWVYPSNMPGRVKAIAKNSDMTAQFSQNLKTQQAVKQKPRPKAPVPQPVPESPPLENGCSKIEMDLSRHRPYQLNPSLFTFTPVKDHPISTLPRGAPQAKSQITNQTFSRQTSLSSKPPSHFNTQCMSPQLPLSPTGGAEYYSHPASVQPRVRSAMSAFSPEQVSSPRSGVQAPKPTFSAKKAGITPQTSKDSTVGETSSETTTPTRIPNLARRFSSPEGPNTGTWTSSLQMNCPSNTNTNTSSSIHSITSPVSSPMVTRCLSPMTNQNIHFSKTNSTPTFRPSQTSGVTPPCSPWGSRCQSPMVSHNTSHDVPISTSRPTQTHTDTALVSPPWGSRCQSPMVSQNTSTNISISTPRVSQTPITTSPISPPWGSRCQSPMVSQNTSSTISSSTYRPSQTPKNTSPISPPWGSRSQSPGLSHSSLPFSTTKPLYTSSATSPILQTKDSRCMSPTVNNLDSKANHRLLAKNIINAAKRKNSPSPGALSGHNLPISPLGNLHHGYDCHKPPTSPFQSRALGAQSPIFTSPPPTPTQRICSPVRLYNTRSLTDSDASVESEDSGLRSPGPHSYNTCPRGWGGSLRVKRSTVSTDL; via the exons ATCTGACTCGGAGTGCCAGTTTATCAGAGAAGGAACTCAAAGAGGCTCGAGTCAGGAGCCAGATCATTGCCACTCAGCTCACCGTCCCTTCCAACTCTAGCTCCCGAGGCGTGCAGCTCTTCAACCGCCGCAAGCAGAGAGTCAACGCCTTCACGCTTGAAAGCTGTGGAGAGGGGTCACAAGAGGACAGGGTAGAGAATGTGAAAACTGAACCCTCGTCTAACAAACCAACATGGGCAGAGAGGAGCCGTGAGGAAAAAGATAGAGATCTCAACATTAAGAATAGCTCCACAAAATCACTCTTCCCAACACCTATAAAGGTCCCTACAGTAGGTGATATCATGGAGGAACCACATACAGATTTCCACAGAGAAGAGGACTTAGAGGAGAGTGTTATCCAAGAGAGGCACTTCCTTCCTGTCAAGGAAGAACAGGATGAAGACAAAGAGTCAGGAGATAAAATTCATGAGGAGAAAGTCAAGGATGAGATTCCCCCTGGAAATTATAACAGTGATCCAGTCATGATGGGGCATGTCGAGGGGGGGGTAGGGATAACAGGGCCAGCTCCCAGTGGAGTGCTTCTTAGTGGCTGCCACAGCACCTCTGGATCAGACAGGGTGTTTGTGTCCACATCCAAGCAGACAGGCACCATCACCAACAGAAGTGCCAGACCCTTTTTCTCCCCACCAACAGTACAGTCTTCAGAGGAAACCAACCCTGTCATGGACaccccacctcctccttcttacaacactcctcctctgcctgctTTCACAGCTCCACAACCTGTGGCATTCTCATCTCCACCTCCGCCTCCATCATATCCCATGCCACCTCTCCCAGCCTTTACAAACCAACCTCTACAGGCCTACTACTCCAGTCCACCTACGATGTCTCCTGTGACTTCCCCTTCCTCCCATCCACCATCTCAGTTCCCAGTTTCTCCTGTATCTCCCCATCCACCCAACCCTCATTATTGCCCTCCCACAGCCCCAAAGCCATCCACCTTCATTCCTCAGCCCTCCGGTGAGAGGAagtcaataataacaattaaaacagGAATACTTGAGGAAGGGACTGCAAGGAGGGCAACTAAGAAGTCAATGTTCACATTCAAACAGAAACCGGTGGTAGCTCCAAACCCTGAGCTGCTGACTTTGGTGCAAGGTGTGGATGAAAGGAAGAAACACGGACATAGATCGGTGCCTGAGCCTACGCCTGAGGAAGAGTTACTGGCTCTGGGTGCAGAGGCCTCCAACTTCCTCGCCAAGGAAGAAGATAAGGCAGAGGGGGCTAAAGCTCCAGAGTGGGCTTCATGCCTTAGGAGCTCCAGGACTGAACCCAGGGCAGAGCACAGACTAGAGCAGAACCTTACCAACGTTTCAGGAAAGGGGGCTGAGCTGTTTGCCAAGCGTCAATCCAGGATGGAGAAATATGTTGTTGATAATCAGAGTGCAAATCAAACGAGGTCTCTGTCTCCCACAATGTCTTTACCACCATCTTGGGTTTACCCATCCAACATGCCTGGGAGGGTCAAGGCCATTGCTAAAAATTCTGACATGACAGCTCAGTTTTCACAAAATTTAAAGACCCAACAAGCCGTGAAGCAAAAACCCAGGCCAAAAGCTCCAGTACCACAGCCAGTTCCAGAATCACCACCTTTAGAAAACGGATGCTCCAAGATAGAGATGGACCTGTCAAGGCACCGACCTTACCAGCTTAACCCATCCCTCTTCACATTTACCCCAGTCAAAGACCACCCCATTAGTACACTACCCAGAGGAGCCCCACAAGCCAAGAGCCAGATCACCAACCAAACCTTCTCCAGACAGACTTCATTATCTAGCAAACCTCCTTCTCACTTCAATACTCAGTGCATGTCTCCTCAGCTGCCCCTCAGCCCCACAGGAGGAGCAGAGTATTATTCACATCCAGCCTCTGTGCAGCCACGGGTTAGATCTGCTATGTCTGCCTTTTCTCCAGAGCAAGTGTCCTCTCCCCGGTCAGGGGTCCAGGCACCAAAGCCCACATTTTCTGCCAAGAAGGCAGGGATTACACCACAG ACATCAAAGGACTCAACTGTAGGTGAGACCTCCAGTGAGACTACCACACCAACCAGGATACCGAATCTTGCCAGACGTTTCAGCAGCCCAGAGGGTCCCAACACAGGAACCTGGACTTCCAGCCTCCAAATGAATTGCCCctccaacaccaacaccaacacctcCAGCTCCATCCATTCAATCACTTCCCCTGTCTCCTCTCCCATGGTTACAAGATGCCTGTCACCCATGACCAATCAGAATATCCACTTTTCCAAAACTAACTCTACACCAACATTCAGACCCTCTCAAACATCTGGAGTCACCCCTCCATGCTCCCCTTGGGGGTCAAGATGTCAGTCCCCAATGGTAAGCCATAATACTTCACATGATGTCCCCATTTCTACATCAAGAcccacccagacacacacagacacagctcttGTCTCTCCTCCGTGGGGCTCAAGGTGCCAGTCCCCAATGGTAAGCCAGAATACTTCCACTAACATCTCCATTTCCACACCCAGAGTCTCACAAACACCTATAACCACATCCCCTATCTCACCTCCTTGGGGGTCAAGATGCCAGTCCCCAATGGTAAGCCAGAATACTTCCTCTACTATCTCCAGTTCCACATACAGACCCTCCCAAACACCAAAAAACACATCTCCTATCTCTCCTCCTTGGGGTTCTCGTTCCCAGTCTCCAGGACTCTCTCATAGCAGTTTACCATTCTCCACCACTAAACCTCTGTACACATCCTCTGCCACCTCTCCTATTCTCCAAACCAAAGACAGTCGCTGCATGTCTCCCACTGTTAATAATTTAGACTCTAAGGCCAACCACCGCCTCCTGGCAAAGAACATAATCAATGCAGCAAAACGTAAAAACAGTCCTTCCCCTGGTGCACTCAGTGGTCACAACCTCCCCATCTCACCTCTGGGAAATTTGCACCATGGGTACGACTGTCACAAACCACCCACAAGCCCCTTCCAGTCACGAGCACTGGGCGCCCAGTCCCCTATCTTCACCAGCCCACCTCCCACCCCGACACAGAGGATCTGCTCTCCTGTGAGGCTTTACAACACTCGCTCGCTCACAGACTCTGATGCCTCTGTTGAGTCTGAAGACTCTGGCCTTCGATCGCCTGGCCCGCACTCCTACAACACCTGTCCCCGAGGCTGGGGCGGCAGCCTGAGGGTGAAGAGAAGCACCGTCTCCACTGATCTGTGA